The stretch of DNA agGTTCTTATTGTCCTTTGAAGAATTTAGTGTTGATGGCAGATCATTGCTTGTCTTGTCTctgtttatttgatttattattttatgttaaGAAGTTGAGATTCACATGGATTTAGAACATGACATATGATACACATTCAAAGCAGGATTGATGTGCTtcttgttttattcatattttatcattcgatagaaaacaaaatacattgaGATACAACACTGTCTGCATTTTTTAAACTTGAGCATTACTTACTATTGGACAGTTTATCATTGTTAGGTAGCTGTACTGTTTGTGTGctgacttttttacttttttctttactgcaaatatatatgaaaatatatacagtAGTGGCTTTAGCAGATTAAAATAGAAGTATATTTGATAGTATTAAACATCATTATTTTCATTAACAAAAATCTGTTTGCATCTCtgtttaaaaatctatatatcaaaatataagaTGATAATTAGgatatttcatatcaaaataaaagaaaacatgtcAAGGGACACACTTGACCCTGCTTGTAAATTTACAAGAGTAAATGCACTAATTCAAACCTATTGACATTGAACTCAgcattttttttgctttataaagggacataactctacaTTGGAACTGACACCACCGAACTTGGTCTGTGTTTGGTTGTAAttaacattgtgtataagtttcagaacatttggttgaggcaataTAAAGTATTAAGGGAATGTAAACTAAGTTTAGAATGTATGTAAGAACAGATAAACAGATTGAGAAGGGTAAACCTAAATGCCTCCTTTGCCTAGCAGCAGAGGtattaatacaaattttaaaaataaaatgctgTCTTTTAAAATGACAGAGAAAATTTTGCTACATACATATTCAGTAAGAAACTGATCTATTGCTataaataattcctttttatCTATGTTTGAGCTTATTTAATCATGCTTATAGTACTTTTAAAGGACAATAGCAAAATCCATATGCAATCACATTTTACCTGTCTTTTGGACAATTACAGTGACCATGTGAATGAGCAGTTGATCTTTTCCCAGGACTTGTTTTTTCCGATAAAGATTTAAGTGGctacaacaaaattaaaaatttgaattacAATGATTAAGCTGATATAACATATATTATGAAGTGATTTGTCTTTATAAAGGAAGAGTAGTATGGGATTTTTTATTATTCACtagaaaaacaagagtgcacatgctgaaatgtcttgccttctttgctaatcattgatattatgttgatagtcctaagtataaatctttattacaactgttacataaacttaacattaaccaagaaaactaaacattgaccaatgaacagtgaaaatgaggtcaaggtcatataaatcatgccagacaggcatgtacagctaacaattcttccattcaacaaataaagttgacccattgcttatagtttaagaaagacagatcaaaacacaaaaactttacactaagcaatgaaccgtgaaaatgagttcaaggtaaAATAAACCTGTgccactgacatatagatcataaaatatttccatacaccaaatatagttgacctattgcatatagtactagaaaaatagaacaaaactcaaaaacttaactttgaccgctgaaccatgaaaatgaggtcaaggtcagatgacacctgtcggCTAGTCATGTTcaccttataatcattccatacaccaaatatagaagacctattgcatacagtataggaaaaccagaccaaaacacaaaaacttaactataaccactgaaccatgaaaatgaggtcaaggtcagaagacacctgtcagttggacatgtacaccttaaccCCTTCCATACaacgaatatactagacctattgcttttagtaTCTGAGAtaggacttgaccaccaaaacttaaccttattcaatgatccatgaaatgaagtcgaggtcaagtgaaaactgtctgacgggcatgaggaccttgcacgTACGAACATACAAAATACAGTTATCCTATTAcatataataagagagaatttaacattacaaaaaatcttaacttatttttcaagtagtcactgaaccatgaaaatgaggtcaaggacattggacatgtgactgacagaaactttgtaacatgatacatctatatacaaagttaCTTTAAGTATGAAGCACTCAGGTCTttcactttctaaaatataaagcttttaagtcgcaggctcgacaaaaagtcaataaatattttacagtaatcaagtttgatttaaatgcttaatattaaaaatatattacaaattttcTTGTTTCCTCTTTTACATACTTTGTAATGAAGTATCTTAGTGTTCCTCAGTGGAGTGGTTGGTTGTTTAAAGTGCTTATCGTTATAAGATTAACATCAgtttatcataaatatatatattcttgtagcaCACCCTGGTCATGTGCAATACATCTACCACTGTGCTGTAGAATAGTTAGTTTTTATTTGCCTTTAGATCagtatatttatatagtaaaacAAAACACTACAGTTTTATTTCTCACCTTAATTGACCAGTGTTAAAATCcttaaaacattcaaatataaCAGGTCTTATTTATTTAATCCAAACAGTTTCCGGAGATGCTAAGGGAAGAGCATTTTCCAATCATAGCAAAAATTAacctttttttattaatatttttttctgaaaaaacaTAGGGTCAGTGCGTTTAAATTAGAGTTGGTTGAGAGACCAGAAACATACTCTTAATTAGAGTGGCCTAAGCAAGAAGCAAAGGAATATGCAATATGGTAATAGAGCATTTACCttcttaattgattttatttttggtgGCAAGCTTTCTGGTTGGGACAAATTCACAGTTTGGGAAGGTTTCCCTAAATGTCTTTCAATTATTTTTTCGATTTCTAAATCTTTTGAGGTTTTCAAATCTGCTTCATTTTCACTTCCTGATTCAGGACCAAAACTTAATTCAGACATTTTGTCTTCCTCATCTGTTTCTGAACCAATACATGTATGTTCCTCATAAGCCATCTCCATCGTCTTCAGAGATTTTCCGTTTTGTGTTATATTGTCATTTACATCTGTAGCAATTGTCTGGTTACTTGTTTCAGTCACATGTGTTGGCCTTTTCTCTTTAAATGCTGGTGTTGGTTTTCGCCATGAAGGTGCAGAAAATGGTCGTTGAACCTTGAAACAAGAAATAAATGctcattataacaaaaaagtctAGAAATACTAATTATTTGAGTTTTTgaaatacagttaactctcgttgtctcgaactcagttgactcgaaatttcggatgagtcgaagttttcacgtggtcccgaactttattccatacaaaagtatgtaattcgactcctgatgagtcaaaattggatgagtcgaaatttcggttgagtcgaactaaatttacggtcccaaggttaacaaaagcattcaaaattcattttttatctcgaactaatacacatatgtcaaaacatgacctccgggatttttaaaaatggattgaagagttaatctgacaatacacgtgtaattaaatttccggtcactgaacactatattgatttatgacatgctatttccatgagtgtttacctaagattatcttttatagaatttttataaataattagtgatacattgttaatgttcatgaacaagtatttaaaatgtttacaaaacaattaatttgtgatttacactaatgagcttgggtgtgtataaagtgaggattatggcttccgttgatgatcacctaaaaactacttaaacggcgtctttaatcttgttatattttcttttgaaaagaaagagtgagataaaacaaaatgaatagaaatcaaaattttcttaaatctcttgtttccgagaataaacaattttgtcagctataaccgacctgaataacgaaactatcgattggaaattacgCTCTTGGAAAAgtcataggatttttttttaattgaataagtaaaaaaaatgtcattacaataataaaagactgtgacatacaaatacatcgatctgatactagaatatcgatccccttgccatattcacccggatttattttagctttaccaagctaagcaagagttgtgtcccttagattgtcgaacttccggtgtttgtttgagtcgaactacgtgtatctcgaaatatttttctggtccggctgacttcgacataacagAGTCGACTGTATAATTATAtcaattaaaattcaaaaacttaTTTCTTCTCAAATAAGAATAAACAAAAAGAAGCAAAGTagcaaaaaatcatttggaagagttggccaaaaaaaaaaccaatacataaaattaaaatagcacttaaattattttttggttttatctTCATCATCAAGACTCAAACTTGAATAATTGTGAGCATAGGATGTTTAAATAGAACTTATGTGACCAAAAAGCatctaaaaataaaagtaaatttatatgaggtcaactttgcctgagggagttagAACCTTATACATGTAATCTTACTTTAAAGTGTTATTTActttgatattttattcaatagTTTGACTGACATAATTGAAAaattcatacattttatttttctaataactTAAAGATTGAAAAAAACCATTAATATAAAGTAACTTCATCAATTATGTTGGCACGGTTTAAGTAActttgagttacttccctttaacatgtttaacctgacTTGGTCCGTCCAGTTAAATATTCCAAATTAAACGTCTTACCACATTCCCAATGTCTCTTACAGAGATCGATACCTGTCCATACCTTTTTAAGACTTTCTTCGGGTTTTGTACTGTGTCCATTCTTAAGGACTTCATTATCTTTTTTTACACTACGGTTTCTGTTGATCTACAAGTGAAACAATTTACATTACATACAAAATCAACTAAAGAGGGCAATAAAGTTATTTGATTCAAATGAATCCAAATGTTTCTCAAGTTTATTTCAATGCATAGGACTAATTCTTAATTTAAGTTTTCATTTTCTATAATAAACTCAACAATTAGCAAAAATTATGATGTCTTAAAAACAAggcatttttatacaaataaaactcCAGTGaaattcaaataattataatgAAAATGCATGTGaaattaattatcttttttttgcTTTCCATAGGTACACAGTTTTCTTGTATGACCATATTTGCTTAAATATTTACATTGCATGCATTGAAAAAATACTATAAATCTTACCATTTCACTAACAGGTCTAGGTTTTGATCTAACTCTAGTTGCCTCCCTTAGCTGTCTATCTTTTTCATATaattcatttgtttgtttatcaatATTACTTTGAACTTTTGTTTCTTTCATATCATTGCCAGATTCATCCAATTctattgttttgattgttttaacaAGAGGAGATCCAGTTACCAACTGAGAGTTAAGTTTCTCCTTTTTCTGTGCTTTAACATTCGACTGATTTACTTGGCGTGAGAGCTCATAGTAATTTTTTGAAGGTTGTGATGTGGTTTTTGTTGTCATCCAAGGATCTAATTTATCTGGCGTAATAACTTCCTGTTGTTTTTCCTCATCACTGTCTGAAACTTGCATCTGCTGAACTAAAGTTATTACGTCTTTCTCACTTTTCAGTCCACGGTAACGCTTTCTCTTTTTGGCGTTATCCAAATCACAGTATGCAACTGTGACAGAACTTAATGGCGTAGTTGGTCTATTACTTGATGCTGATGCTGGTCTATTGCTTAAACTTTTATCACACTTTTTATGATCATTAGAGTTGAAGTTGAATTCCAGATTATCATTTTTTGGTTTTTCTGATCTTGTATAACTTTTATTGTTAGCCAAAGTTCTCGTTGTTTTTGATTCATGCTTCATTTCAGTTAATGAGACTGTCTTATTGCGTGAACTCACAGGAACTTCTTGTGTATTAGCACTTGAAACAGACAAAACTGATTGAAGCTCTTCCGTTTCTAGAATTTTCTCTGGTTTCTTTCTACTTAATTCTGATACCTTATGACCAGCATTTCTTGGAGTAATGTCAATAGTAACGTTTCTATCTTCACTGAATTTTACTGAGACTTTCTCTAGAGGATGGGGTTGGTATGAGTCAAACTCACTTCTTGGGGTATTAGTAACTTGTCCTGAATATTCAGAATCAGAATAATCATATGAATCATTGACATCCTCCTTCTCCCATGAGACCACATCACTTTCACCGTTAGCATGAATCTCCAGTTTGCTTTCCTTTGAAGTTAGACCATTTACATGGGTAAATGTGTATCCAGGCAAGTCATTTACACAATGGTTAGCAGACGACACGGTCTCTATGAAGTCATTGATAGATTCAGATTTCTTATCAGCATGTATGTGTTCTTCTGCCATGGTTAATAACCTGCAAAAcatgaatacattttgaaaacCAGTCAACCATAAATACATTCTGAAAACTAGTCAACCATAAATACATTCTGAAAACcagcaaaacaaaaattatatccATTCAGAAAACCATCAATATTAAATTCACTCTGAAATTTATGGTTACCAAATTGGTACTACCAATTTTACCAGATTTTATACTATGCTTTAAACATAAAGATTAAATACTtaacattttatcatttttttatattgatcttttCATTTTCACAGACACAACCACTTTAAAATGAGACAAACcataaaatatcacaaaaagttcagagattttgatttttttcatagatATTGATACCCATCCActgtttttatttgtaattcaaTACTTTTCCTCTTGATCTTATACAAGAATAGTTTTTTTCCTGAAATTGTCATGGTAAATTGATAGGTATACTGTtcagtaaaacatttctgaattttacCTTTTTCAACTATAAGAGCCTATAGTTTTGAGTTAATTTgctaaaattaatatttcatgAGGCAAACACTTCTAAATGTGCTGTCAAATTCTTatgaaagattgaaataaattgatCTCAACCTGATTAATATTCATCCCACTGTTCTagtctgtaaattcagaaattattgtgtgcattaattaatgtgcatttattattggaaGAATGGATATAATGCGAGATTATTAATTGCGATTTCAGGAAAAGCTGCATACAGATATATGCatcaaatattataatgaaagtaTGTATCATTGCGATACCAACTAAGTTGCATTATTGGAATTACTAAAAACcttgtaataatttctgaatttacagtatgtttTGCAATGGTGGTCATGTTTGCTGATGAATAAAAATCTTCAAGGAATATTGACAAAGTTTGGTTCAAATCTGTTCAATACTTTCAaaggaaaagatttttgaaaaagttaacaATAGAAATCAATAGCTCATCTGGAGTGTCAGTCTAGGTGAGCTCAAAATTGATagcaatttgaaagaaaaatggcTAACCAACCAGTGGCTAGAAATTAGAGTGCATCTTATCCATTGTATTTTATTACTATCAAATTTGTACCTCTCTGTGTCAAGCTCATCCTCATCTTCGTCTTCATCTTCTTCATCATACATTGTTGGTAACATAAGATGTATTGGTGCTGGGGGTACATGTAGTGGAGGTGTAGGTGTCCTAGGAGACTCAGCATGGGTGTACCTGAGTCTTGGAGAATTAGCAACATCATCAGTGGTACTGACAATCAAATAATGATATGTAATATGAATAAAAcaggcagcaaccaaacaacataaaatgaatttgaatattataaatgtgtcagcaaccaaac from Mytilus galloprovincialis chromosome 2, xbMytGall1.hap1.1, whole genome shotgun sequence encodes:
- the LOC143062671 gene encoding uncharacterized protein LOC143062671, with product MDDLADPYSSDEYGAEAEQSRKANSTKWLKSSNVSLNHLQQVKPMSVYNFGLANKKDLKATNLTSQRSNSFTNLVPEPVIQSVSSQRTAWGSNASIPDLLKANTKASSRPSSAKTSARKHHPPTGKKQRPQSAKEECVQHSPGIAVKGAKFDPTGRPPKAFSATTGWIGPPAGMKFSDSNQELLKSNTARKTPPAPAGTPRLHIDVDLQSNTTDDVANSPRLRYTHAESPRTPTPPLHVPPAPIHLMLPTMYDEEDEDEDEDELDTERLLTMAEEHIHADKKSESINDFIETVSSANHCVNDLPGYTFTHVNGLTSKESKLEIHANGESDVVSWEKEDVNDSYDYSDSEYSGQVTNTPRSEFDSYQPHPLEKVSVKFSEDRNVTIDITPRNAGHKVSELSRKKPEKILETEELQSVLSVSSANTQEVPVSSRNKTVSLTEMKHESKTTRTLANNKSYTRSEKPKNDNLEFNFNSNDHKKCDKSLSNRPASASSNRPTTPLSSVTVAYCDLDNAKKRKRYRGLKSEKDVITLVQQMQVSDSDEEKQQEVITPDKLDPWMTTKTTSQPSKNYYELSRQVNQSNVKAQKKEKLNSQLVTGSPLVKTIKTIELDESGNDMKETKVQSNIDKQTNELYEKDRQLREATRVRSKPRPVSEMINRNRSVKKDNEVLKNGHSTKPEESLKKVQRPFSAPSWRKPTPAFKEKRPTHVTETSNQTIATDVNDNITQNGKSLKTMEMAYEEHTCIGSETDEEDKMSELSFGPESGSENEADLKTSKDLEIEKIIERHLGKPSQTVNLSQPESLPPKIKSIKKPLKSLSEKTSPGKRSTAHSHGHCNCPKDSKEKSKKVSTQTVQLPNNDKLSNKVYGAFARGRSAQPLRTASKFKVTERPRTGKPVYITSKNPNDDFDTEENLECQQLQAKLASNGVNIKAETLERALYPPSGRTCHYEVNATLPKNSSSNLLSHPKEWLPIEYRQLRLAERALNRANEIMYKQRVAEDRKARLGELAKKKIKGKKKGKSKGKKTEDSKTK